From Skermanella sp. TT6, a single genomic window includes:
- the flhB gene encoding flagellar biosynthesis protein FlhB, with the protein MAEEEDDASKTEDPTGKKLSDAREKGNVPMSQEAKNWLMLLGGLVVVSLVAPASIRRLSDALVGFFERAGTERLDQGMIGLILTDTMLAALLAILLPVIIMAAAGMLGTLLQIGWLVTAEKMKPDLTKLNPLPAFMKLFSLRNILEMVKGFVKMGVVGVVCAIVLIPVITSVEHYAGMPMDLLLAETQYLVVKLFLWVTIIMLFVTMADFFYQRFDYTKKMRMTKHDVKEEFKQQEGDPIVKGRLRQLRFDKARRRMMQAVPRADVVVTNPTHFAVALKYDQSAMAAPVVLAKGADAVAAKIREIAREHDIPLVENPPLARALYAAVEIDQEIPPEHYKAMAEVISYVFKLKNRFSGR; encoded by the coding sequence ATGGCCGAGGAAGAAGATGATGCTTCCAAAACGGAAGACCCGACCGGAAAAAAGCTGAGCGACGCCCGCGAGAAGGGCAACGTTCCGATGAGCCAGGAAGCCAAGAACTGGCTGATGCTGCTCGGCGGGCTGGTGGTGGTCTCCCTCGTGGCGCCGGCGTCGATCCGGCGGCTGAGCGACGCGCTGGTGGGCTTCTTCGAACGGGCCGGCACCGAGCGGCTCGACCAGGGGATGATCGGCCTGATCCTCACCGATACCATGCTGGCGGCCCTGCTGGCGATCCTGCTGCCGGTGATCATCATGGCGGCGGCCGGCATGCTGGGCACGCTTCTCCAGATCGGCTGGCTGGTCACCGCGGAGAAGATGAAGCCGGACCTGACCAAGCTGAACCCGCTCCCCGCCTTCATGAAGCTGTTCTCGCTGCGGAACATCCTGGAGATGGTCAAGGGCTTCGTGAAGATGGGGGTGGTCGGCGTCGTCTGCGCGATCGTCCTGATACCGGTGATCACCAGCGTCGAGCACTATGCCGGCATGCCCATGGACCTGCTGCTGGCCGAGACCCAGTACCTGGTGGTCAAGCTGTTCCTGTGGGTCACGATCATCATGCTGTTCGTGACCATGGCCGACTTCTTCTATCAGAGGTTCGATTACACCAAGAAGATGCGGATGACCAAGCATGACGTGAAGGAGGAGTTCAAGCAGCAGGAAGGCGATCCGATCGTCAAGGGGCGACTGCGCCAGTTGCGCTTCGACAAGGCGCGGCGGCGCATGATGCAGGCAGTCCCTCGCGCCGACGTGGTCGTGACCAACCCGACCCATTTCGCGGTCGCCCTGAAATACGACCAGTCGGCGATGGCGGCCCCGGTCGTGCTGGCCAAGGGTGCCGACGCCGTCGCCGCCAAGATCCGCGAGATCGCCCGCGAGCACGATATCCCGCTGGTCGAGAACCCGCCGCTGGCGCGCGCGCTCTACGCCGCCGTGGAAATCGACCAGGAGATTCCGCCGGAACACTATAAGGCCATGGCGGAGGTCATATCCTACGTGTTCAAGCTCAAAAATCGCTTCTCGGGACGGTAA
- a CDS encoding flagellar biosynthetic protein FliR gives MPMELLSLNEALTGQIYAFMVIFSRVGTAFMLLPGFGDAYVSSRIRLLLALAITVVVQPILMPMLPPVPAGALGMTVLIVKESFIGVFLGTVTRLLTAALDTAGTLISMQIGLSNAFMFNPALASQGTLVGAYMGYIGVVLLFVTDLDHLLILAVVGSYEVFVPGAALPMGDFAEMTTKMVGQSFAIGAQMAAPFLAVGIMFNLAVGLLQKMMPQFQAFAVIMGGQVALGLALFAIVISATMLFWLRTVQDTLMGLLG, from the coding sequence ATGCCGATGGAGCTGCTGAGCCTGAACGAGGCGCTGACCGGACAGATCTACGCCTTCATGGTGATCTTCTCCCGGGTCGGCACCGCCTTCATGCTGCTGCCGGGCTTCGGCGACGCCTATGTCTCCTCCCGCATCCGGCTGCTCCTGGCGCTTGCCATCACGGTGGTGGTCCAGCCGATCCTGATGCCCATGCTGCCGCCGGTTCCCGCGGGCGCCCTGGGAATGACCGTGCTGATCGTGAAGGAGAGCTTCATCGGGGTCTTTCTCGGGACCGTCACGCGGCTGCTGACGGCGGCGCTGGATACCGCCGGAACCCTGATCTCCATGCAGATCGGCCTGTCCAACGCCTTCATGTTCAACCCGGCGCTGGCGTCCCAGGGCACCTTGGTCGGCGCCTACATGGGCTATATCGGCGTCGTGCTGCTGTTCGTCACGGACCTCGACCATCTCCTGATCCTCGCGGTGGTCGGGAGCTACGAGGTGTTCGTTCCCGGCGCAGCCCTGCCGATGGGCGACTTCGCCGAGATGACGACGAAGATGGTCGGGCAGAGCTTCGCGATCGGCGCCCAGATGGCGGCACCCTTCCTGGCGGTCGGCATCATGTTCAACCTGGCGGTCGGCCTGCTTCAGAAGATGATGCCGCAGTTCCAGGCCTTCGCCGTGATCATGGGCGGACAGGTAGCCCTTGGCCTGGCCCTGTTCGCGATCGTGATCTCCGCGACCATGCTGTTCTGGCTGCGGACGGTCCAGGACACCCTGATGGGATTGCTCGGCTGA
- the fliQ gene encoding flagellar biosynthesis protein FliQ, whose amino-acid sequence MNETDVMEVVRESIVVTLKIGGPIMILTLVVGLVISLFQALTQIQEMTLTFVPKVVLVFGALLLLMPFMLSTLITFTQQLADRIIGMGAT is encoded by the coding sequence ATGAACGAGACCGACGTGATGGAGGTCGTCCGCGAATCGATCGTCGTGACGCTGAAGATCGGCGGCCCGATCATGATCCTGACGCTGGTGGTCGGGCTCGTGATCTCCCTGTTCCAGGCGCTGACGCAGATCCAGGAGATGACCCTGACCTTCGTGCCCAAGGTCGTCCTCGTGTTCGGCGCGTTGCTGCTGCTGATGCCGTTCATGCTGTCGACCCTGATCACCTTCACCCAGCAGCTGGCCGACCGGATCATCGGCATGGGAGCCACATGA
- the flgB gene encoding flagellar basal body rod protein FlgB, which translates to MDLGNTGLFKLMKGKLDWLTERQQVLAQNIANADTPRYRPSDLTGFTFDNALSQTRQLAPRMTAVGHMSGSVAARGSDVREDRPKNNFEVAPDGNSVVLEEQMSKVADTGMTYQLVTNLYRKHVGLMRTAIGRGGV; encoded by the coding sequence ATGGATCTGGGCAATACGGGGCTCTTCAAGCTCATGAAGGGCAAGCTGGACTGGCTGACCGAGCGCCAGCAGGTGCTCGCCCAGAACATCGCCAATGCCGACACGCCGCGCTACCGCCCGAGCGACCTGACCGGGTTCACCTTCGACAACGCGCTGAGCCAGACACGCCAGCTGGCTCCCCGGATGACGGCGGTCGGCCACATGTCCGGTTCGGTCGCCGCGCGCGGCAGCGATGTCCGGGAGGACCGGCCGAAGAACAATTTCGAGGTCGCTCCGGACGGCAACTCGGTGGTGCTGGAGGAGCAGATGAGCAAGGTCGCCGACACCGGCATGACCTACCAGCTGGTCACGAACCTGTACCGCAAGCATGTCGGGCTGATGCGCACGGCCATCGGCCGCGGCGGCGTCTGA
- a CDS encoding flagellar hook-basal body complex protein FliE yields MVATVANAVNAYAKMAATGTTPGMAPRDAGPSFATFVREAAQTGIGQLHRSEQVSAAAVVGKADLTEVITAVTNAELTLQTATSVRDKVVQAYQEILRMPI; encoded by the coding sequence ATGGTCGCCACCGTCGCCAACGCCGTCAACGCCTATGCCAAGATGGCCGCCACCGGCACCACGCCCGGCATGGCGCCGCGCGACGCCGGCCCGTCCTTCGCGACGTTCGTCCGCGAGGCGGCGCAGACCGGCATCGGGCAGCTTCACCGGAGCGAGCAGGTCAGCGCCGCCGCGGTCGTCGGCAAGGCCGACCTGACCGAAGTCATCACCGCGGTGACCAACGCCGAGCTCACGCTGCAGACGGCGACCAGCGTGCGCGACAAGGTGGTCCAGGCCTACCAGGAAATCCTGCGGATGCCGATCTGA
- a CDS encoding EscU/YscU/HrcU family type III secretion system export apparatus switch protein has product MSQNLVETSVAYPDPSDAGRSRSRHAKPRRPIAVALQYELDGPSLPRVVASGQGHVAEQILEMAFASGVKVREDADLAELLSVVQLDSEIPADALVAVAEILAYIYRANGKLPPRGGQP; this is encoded by the coding sequence ATGTCGCAAAACCTGGTCGAGACCTCCGTGGCCTATCCGGACCCCTCAGACGCGGGCCGTTCCCGCAGCCGGCACGCCAAGCCGCGCCGCCCCATCGCCGTGGCCCTCCAGTACGAACTGGACGGCCCGTCCCTGCCGCGCGTCGTGGCCAGCGGTCAGGGGCATGTCGCGGAGCAGATCCTGGAAATGGCGTTCGCCTCCGGCGTGAAGGTGCGCGAGGACGCCGATCTCGCCGAGCTGCTGTCGGTGGTCCAGCTCGACTCGGAGATCCCGGCCGACGCCCTGGTCGCGGTGGCCGAGATCCTCGCCTATATCTATCGGGCGAACGGCAAGCTGCCGCCCCGCGGAGGTCAGCCATGA
- the recA gene encoding recombinase RecA: MSSAPLRLVESPMDKQKALDAALGQIERAFGKGSIMKLGARETPTEAEVVSTGSLGLDIALGIGGLPRGRIIEIYGPESSGKTTLALHAIAQAQKNGGTCAFVDAEHALDPGYARKLGVDVDELLISQPDAGEQALEITDTLVRSGAIDVLVVDSVAALVPRAELEGEMGDSHVGLHARLMSQALRKLTGSISKSHCTVIFINQIRLKIGVMFGNPETTTGGNALKFYASVRLDIRRIGAIKDRENVVGNQTRVKVVKNKMAPPFRVVEFDIMYGEGVSKVGELLDLGVQANVVEKSGSWFSYEGQRIGQGRENAKNFLRQNTEVADAIEAKIRANAGLVANAMMGTPEADGEASSPD, from the coding sequence ATGTCGTCCGCACCCTTGCGTTTGGTTGAAAGTCCCATGGATAAGCAAAAGGCACTAGACGCGGCCCTCGGTCAGATCGAACGCGCGTTCGGCAAGGGCTCCATCATGAAGCTCGGTGCCCGCGAGACCCCGACCGAGGCGGAGGTCGTCTCGACCGGCTCGCTCGGCCTCGACATCGCGCTCGGCATCGGCGGCCTGCCGCGCGGCCGCATCATCGAGATCTACGGCCCGGAAAGCTCGGGCAAGACCACGCTGGCCCTCCATGCCATCGCCCAGGCCCAGAAGAACGGCGGCACCTGCGCGTTCGTCGACGCGGAGCACGCGCTCGATCCGGGATACGCCCGCAAGCTGGGCGTCGACGTGGACGAGCTGCTGATCTCCCAGCCCGACGCGGGCGAGCAGGCGCTGGAGATCACCGATACGCTGGTGCGCTCGGGCGCCATCGACGTGCTGGTGGTCGACAGCGTGGCGGCCCTGGTGCCGCGCGCCGAGCTGGAAGGCGAGATGGGCGACAGCCATGTCGGCCTGCATGCCCGCCTGATGAGCCAGGCGCTCCGCAAGCTGACCGGCTCGATCTCCAAGTCGCACTGCACGGTGATCTTCATCAACCAGATCCGGCTGAAGATCGGCGTCATGTTCGGCAATCCGGAGACCACGACCGGCGGCAACGCGCTGAAGTTCTACGCCTCGGTCCGTCTCGACATCCGCCGCATCGGCGCGATCAAGGACCGGGAGAACGTGGTCGGCAACCAGACCCGCGTGAAGGTGGTCAAGAACAAGATGGCCCCGCCTTTCCGGGTGGTCGAGTTCGACATCATGTACGGCGAGGGCGTGTCCAAGGTCGGCGAGCTGCTCGACCTCGGCGTTCAGGCCAACGTGGTCGAGAAGTCCGGCTCCTGGTTCAGCTACGAGGGCCAGCGCATCGGCCAGGGCCGCGAGAACGCCAAGAACTTCCTGCGCCAGAACACGGAAGTGGCCGACGCGATCGAGGCCAAGATCCGCGCCAACGCCGGCCTGGTCGCCAATGCCATGATGGGCACGCCGGAAGCCGACGGCGAGGCCAGCAGCCCGGACTGA
- the flgC gene encoding flagellar basal body rod protein FlgC, with product MDLRDSLNVAAAGMKVQGARIKVIAENMANANSTAETPNDLPYRRKVITFENALDRQMGVETVRVRKIDKDRSDFQRRYDPTHPSANAEGYVLFPNVNTLVETNDMREAQRSYEANLSVIEASKTLLMRTIEILRG from the coding sequence ATGGATCTGCGCGACAGCCTGAACGTCGCCGCCGCCGGCATGAAGGTCCAGGGGGCCCGCATCAAGGTCATCGCCGAGAACATGGCCAACGCCAACTCGACGGCCGAGACGCCCAACGACCTGCCGTACCGGCGCAAGGTCATCACCTTCGAGAACGCGCTCGACCGCCAGATGGGCGTCGAGACCGTGCGGGTACGCAAGATCGACAAGGACCGCAGCGACTTCCAGAGGCGCTACGACCCGACCCACCCGAGCGCCAACGCCGAAGGCTACGTCCTCTTCCCCAACGTCAACACGCTGGTCGAAACCAACGACATGCGCGAGGCGCAGCGGAGCTACGAGGCGAACCTGAGCGTCATCGAGGCGTCCAAGACGCTGCTGATGCGCACCATCGAGATCCTGCGCGGCTGA
- a CDS encoding flagellar biosynthetic protein FliO: MEMETYLRFALALVFVLGLIVVAAWFMRRFGYGGAAASRPGRERRLGIVEVAQIDARRKLVLVRRDGVEHLVLLGMNADLVLESGIRPAAEAGGTVP, translated from the coding sequence ATGGAGATGGAAACCTATCTGCGCTTCGCCCTGGCCCTCGTGTTCGTGCTGGGCCTGATCGTCGTCGCGGCCTGGTTCATGAGACGGTTCGGCTACGGCGGGGCCGCGGCATCCCGACCCGGCCGCGAGAGGCGGCTCGGCATCGTCGAGGTGGCGCAGATCGACGCCCGCCGGAAGCTGGTCCTGGTCCGGCGCGACGGCGTCGAGCATCTGGTGCTGCTCGGCATGAACGCCGACCTCGTCCTGGAAAGCGGCATCCGGCCCGCGGCGGAAGCGGGGGGCACCGTGCCATGA
- a CDS encoding PAS domain-containing sensor histidine kinase, translated as MQEQVSSSALDLAGPELSTLGKPARDGTLTRTTVIGVGGLAAVGAAGLGLAAGGIVTDPVALSGGMFALLAAGGAALAGRISSLQASGRGRTDGERAMLASAFQAGTVGRMITGRDGRVVQVNAAFRHLAGGAGKDELESFRLRFDHDPEMAAGIGRLVDAALRGDAASAELAFEPGRPWFLVQVMPLADADPAAGIPSSGERLVKWVVEDITERKLAEQQLRDEQANLSDFMGSAPIGFYSVDQDGRFLYANATLAKWLGCAPADLVGSQVRLHDVLAEPLPGPSAAHSPFPGSESHGDVTMKGLGGRRFQASIVQTVVASGDGRSLRTRSVVRDLTPEREWREALHLSEQRFQSFFEEAPIGIALIDEGGRLAECNQAFLTMVGRPLRSIMGCPLAELFSAGERSTVVARLEQIKSGSDMIAPFEVNLRAQGRDKKMAQLYARRMAGGSGSGDAGPGSGSGMILHFIDLTEQKSLEAQFAQSQKMQAIGQLAGGVAHDFNNLLTAMIGFCDLLLLRHKPGDQSFSDIMQIKQNANRAANLVRQLLAFSRQQTLQPRVLNITDVLAELSNLLRRLIGENIELKMTHGRDLGLIKVDQGQLEQVIINLAVNARDAMAGGGRLTIQTSNVSTDGPTRREHEEMPPGEYVAIEVSDTGIGIPKENLARIFEPFFSTKEVGSGTGLGLSTVYGIVRQTGGFIFVDSAPGEGAKFTIYLPRHQSAKAAGVTAEAESEARERSAGDLTGTGTILLVEDEDAVRVFSARALRNKGYQVLEARSGEAALSLLNSESNRVDLLVSDVVMPHMDGPTLIRHVRDKRPEMKVIFISGYTEDKFRDQIDAGEHIHFLPKPFSLKQLAGKVKEVLRDG; from the coding sequence GTGCAGGAGCAGGTTTCTTCATCCGCCCTCGACCTTGCGGGGCCGGAGCTGTCCACCCTGGGGAAGCCCGCGCGCGACGGCACCCTGACCCGGACCACCGTTATCGGGGTGGGCGGGCTGGCGGCGGTCGGCGCCGCGGGGCTGGGGCTGGCGGCAGGCGGGATCGTGACCGATCCCGTGGCCCTGAGCGGCGGCATGTTCGCCCTTCTCGCCGCCGGCGGCGCCGCGCTGGCGGGCAGGATCTCATCGCTCCAGGCATCCGGCCGGGGCCGGACCGATGGCGAGCGGGCAATGCTGGCCAGCGCCTTCCAGGCCGGGACGGTAGGGCGCATGATCACCGGCCGTGACGGCCGCGTCGTGCAGGTCAACGCCGCCTTCCGCCATCTGGCCGGCGGGGCCGGCAAGGACGAGCTCGAGTCGTTCCGGCTGCGTTTCGATCACGACCCGGAGATGGCCGCCGGTATCGGCAGGCTGGTCGACGCGGCGTTGCGCGGCGACGCGGCGTCCGCCGAATTGGCTTTCGAGCCGGGCCGGCCATGGTTCCTGGTCCAGGTGATGCCGCTGGCCGATGCGGATCCGGCCGCCGGCATCCCGAGCTCCGGGGAGAGGCTGGTCAAGTGGGTGGTCGAGGACATCACCGAGCGCAAGCTGGCCGAGCAGCAGTTGCGTGACGAACAGGCGAACCTGTCCGATTTCATGGGCAGCGCCCCGATCGGCTTCTATTCCGTCGATCAGGACGGCCGCTTCCTGTACGCCAACGCCACCCTGGCGAAGTGGCTCGGCTGCGCGCCGGCTGACCTGGTCGGCAGCCAAGTCAGGCTGCACGACGTCCTGGCCGAACCGCTGCCCGGCCCGTCGGCGGCCCACAGCCCGTTCCCTGGATCGGAGAGCCACGGCGACGTGACCATGAAGGGCCTCGGGGGGCGGCGTTTCCAGGCTTCCATCGTCCAGACCGTGGTGGCATCGGGCGACGGCCGGTCGCTGCGCACCCGCTCGGTGGTGCGGGACCTGACGCCCGAGCGGGAGTGGCGCGAGGCCCTGCACCTGTCGGAGCAGCGGTTCCAGAGCTTCTTCGAGGAGGCGCCGATCGGAATCGCGCTGATCGACGAGGGCGGCAGGCTGGCGGAATGCAACCAGGCCTTCCTGACCATGGTGGGACGCCCCCTGCGCAGCATCATGGGATGTCCCCTGGCCGAGCTGTTCAGCGCCGGCGAGCGGTCCACGGTGGTCGCCCGCCTGGAGCAGATCAAATCCGGCTCCGACATGATCGCTCCGTTCGAGGTCAATCTGCGTGCCCAGGGCCGCGACAAGAAGATGGCGCAGCTCTATGCCCGCCGGATGGCCGGCGGATCGGGGAGCGGCGATGCCGGGCCAGGTTCCGGCTCCGGAATGATCCTTCACTTCATCGACCTGACCGAGCAGAAGAGCCTGGAGGCGCAGTTCGCCCAGAGCCAGAAGATGCAGGCGATCGGCCAGCTCGCCGGCGGCGTCGCCCATGACTTCAACAACCTGCTTACCGCGATGATCGGCTTCTGCGACCTTCTGCTGCTCCGGCACAAGCCGGGCGACCAGTCGTTCAGCGACATCATGCAGATCAAGCAGAACGCCAACCGGGCGGCCAACCTGGTGCGCCAGCTGCTCGCCTTCTCGCGCCAGCAGACGCTGCAGCCCCGGGTGCTCAACATCACCGACGTCCTGGCCGAGCTGTCGAACCTGCTGCGCCGGCTGATCGGCGAGAACATCGAGCTGAAGATGACCCACGGCCGCGACCTGGGACTGATCAAGGTCGACCAGGGACAGCTGGAGCAGGTCATCATCAATCTCGCGGTCAATGCCCGCGACGCCATGGCGGGCGGTGGGCGGCTGACCATCCAGACCAGCAACGTCTCGACCGACGGCCCGACCCGACGCGAGCACGAGGAGATGCCGCCCGGCGAATATGTCGCGATCGAGGTGTCGGATACCGGCATCGGCATTCCCAAGGAAAATCTCGCCCGCATCTTCGAGCCGTTCTTCTCGACCAAGGAGGTCGGTTCCGGCACCGGCCTCGGCCTGTCCACCGTGTACGGCATCGTGCGGCAGACCGGCGGCTTCATCTTCGTCGACAGCGCCCCCGGCGAGGGTGCCAAATTCACCATCTATCTGCCGCGCCACCAGTCGGCCAAGGCCGCCGGCGTGACGGCGGAGGCCGAGAGCGAGGCCCGGGAACGGTCGGCCGGGGACCTGACCGGGACCGGGACCATCCTGCTGGTCGAGGACGAGGACGCGGTGCGCGTGTTCAGCGCCCGGGCGCTCCGCAACAAGGGCTATCAGGTGCTGGAGGCCCGCAGCGGCGAGGCGGCCCTCAGCCTGCTGAACTCCGAGTCGAACCGGGTCGACCTGCTGGTCAGCGACGTGGTGATGCCGCACATGGACGGGCCCACGCTGATCCGCCACGTCCGCGACAAGCGTCCGGAAATGAAGGTGATCTTCATCTCCGGCTACACCGAGGACAAGTTCCGCGACCAGATCGACGCCGGCGAGCACATCCATTTCCTGCCCAAGCCGTTCAGTCTCAAGCAGCTTGCCGGCAAGGTGAAGGAGGTCCTGCGCGACGGATGA